From Watersipora subatra chromosome 8, tzWatSuba1.1, whole genome shotgun sequence, a single genomic window includes:
- the LOC137402618 gene encoding uncharacterized protein, translated as MAANSTELKQLMSRYCDSWTEHWRLRQVLKNTSAEDRYEAMLSCKGSNDYIPAVRSAAAKDIETMKLMLAGFTSYQFYEVMKHEDDDSEIPLHEAAAKGDIDMIMYLLSNLSLEHRFEILKTATRSGNTPAHWAALKKKPEALKLLLTCVTAEQQKELMKLKSRDGKTIKDLITLPDLTYGYFSEQAAIWRVEELESAVTKHNEEITKQASELSLANQRIQQSESKHDAEEMAIAQQAAELQNSNQRVQDLELAFQRMTEMQGEMQRETQRSLREMEKFNRICFSTTDTGDQEHDD; from the exons ATGGCTGCTAACAGCACGGAACTAAAACAACTGATGAGCAGATATTGCGACAGTTGGACAGAGCACTGGAGATTGAGACAAGTGCTGAAGAATACGAGTGCTGAAGATCGGTATGAAGCAATGCTCTCTTGCAAAGGATCTAATGATTACATACCTGCAGTAAGGTCAGCAGCAGCAAAGGATATAGAAACCATGAAGCTTATGCTAGCAGGGTTTACTTCATATCAGTTCTATGAGGTGATGAAGCATGAAGATGATGACAGTGAAATACCTTTACATGAGGCTGCAGCAAAAGGTGACATTGATATGATAATGTATCTTCTAAGTAACCTTTCACTTGAGCACAGGTTTGAGATCTTGAAAACAGCAACTCGTTCTGGGAACACACCCGCGCATTGGGCAGCACTTAAAAAGAAACCTGAAGCATTAAAACTACTGCTGACCTGTGTGACAGCAGAGCAACAGAAAGAGCTGATGAAACTTAAAAGTAGAGATGGAAAGACAATTAAGGATCTCATTACACTACCTGACCTTACTTATGGGTACTTCAGTGAACAAG CTGCAATATGGAGAGTTGAAGAACTAGAGTCAGCTGTTACCAAGCACAACGAAGAAATAACTAAACAAGCTTCGG AACTAAGCCTGGCAAATCAAAGAATTCAACAGTCAGAATCAAAACATGATGCGGAAGAGATGGCCATAGCTCAGCAAGCTGCAG AACTTCAGAATTCCAACCAGAGAGTACAGGACTTGGAATTAG CTTTTCAAAGGATGACAGAGATGCAGGGAGAGATGCAAAGAGAAACACAGAGATCATTAAGAGAAATGGAAAAGTTCAACAGGATATGTTTCTCTACTACCGATACAGGAGATCAGGAGCATGATGATTAA
- the LOC137402619 gene encoding uncharacterized protein, giving the protein MHADISIPPVLPISPIPHIPPIPSIPPIPPIPPIPPIPPFPTVPPIPPVPPIPPVLSVLPILPIPPIHAIPPVLPVPSIAPVPFIPPILPTPPIPPTPLIHPIPPIPLVLPIPPKPLVPPIPPIRPVFPIPPISTIPPIPPIPPVLPALSISPVSRIPPIPPTPPIPPTPHIPLIYSIPPVPPIPPISPIPPIPPVLPAPSIPPVSRIPPIPPTPPYTSYTSYTSYTSYTSYTFNTSYISYTSYTSCTAYSYKNSISNKVLICTCERKTLPA; this is encoded by the coding sequence atgcatgcaGACATTAGCATACCTCCTGTACTTCCTATATCTCCTATACctcatatacctcctatacctTCTATACCTCCTATACCTCCTATACCTCCTATACCTCCTATACCTCCTTTTCCAACTGTACCTCCTATACCTCCTGTTCCTCCTATACCTCCTGTACTTTCTGTACTTCCTATACTTcctatacctcctatacatgcTATTCCACCAGTACTTCCTGTACCTTCTATAGCTCCTGTACCTTTTATACCTCCGATACTTCCTACACCTCCTATACCTCCTACACCTCTTATACATCCAATACCTCCTATACCCCTTGTACTTCCCATACCTCCTAAACCTCTTGTACCTCCCATACCTCCTATACGCCCTGTTTTTCCCATACCTCCTATATCTACTATCCCTCCTATACCTCCTATTCCACCTGTACTTCCTGCACTTTCTATCTCTCCTGTATctcgtatacctcctatacctCCTACACCTCCTATACCTCCTACACCTCATATACCTCTTATATATTCTATACCTCCTGTACCTCCTATACCTCCTATCTCTCCTATACCTCCTATCCCACCTGTACTTCCGGCACCTTCTATCCCTCCTGTATCTCGTATACCTCCCATACCTCCTACACCTCCTTACACGtcttatacctcctatacctCCTATACCTCCTATACCTCCTATACCTTCAATACCTCATACATCTCATATACCTCATATACCTCGTGTACCGCTTATTCCTACAAAAATTCTATATCAAATAAAGTTCTAATCTGCACTTGCGAGAGAAAAACGCTGCCGGCATAg